One window from the genome of Pseudoliparis swirei isolate HS2019 ecotype Mariana Trench chromosome 24, NWPU_hadal_v1, whole genome shotgun sequence encodes:
- the LOC130190384 gene encoding erythroblast NAD(P)(+)--arginine ADP-ribosyltransferase-like encodes MKGIVQMFAPICLLLCWMLPVCSKEIRSLVRRPEADQMSMAHDAVDDMYFNCNETMAKRIKDKYFKKENTGKFAKAWKTAKQCVNARLKLKQKGDEALTRDHIQAICVYTGQFSETLNNHIKKGRSTYRTSFPYHSLHFWLTSAVQILSNTNCHTSYRRTDRALRGSVNQIMRFGSFASSSKKKTLEQFGKKTCFKIQTCYGAFLKHSSSLGKAEMEVLIPPYEKFKIVKETRGLEVKGLEDCEVVYTLESAGIESNLNCNAAYESDGSSTGGAKETF; translated from the exons ATGAAAGGCATCGTGCAGATGTTTGCTCCAATCTGTTTGCTGCTCTGCTGGATGCTGCCTGTCTGCTCCAAGGAG ATCAGGTCTCTCGTCAGACGACCCGAGGCGGATCAGATGAGCATGGCGCACGACGCTGTTGACGACATGTACTTCAACTGCAATGAAACAATGGCAAAAAGAATCAAGgacaaatactttaaaaaagagaACACGGGAAAATTTGCGAAAGCCTGGAAAACAGCAAAACAGTGTGTCAATGCGAGActcaaactaaaacaaaaaggGGATGAGGCTCTAACTCGAGATCACATTCAAGCAATCTGTGTTTATACAGGTCAGTTTTCTGAGACGTTGAATAATCACATTAAGAAGGGTAGGAGCACATATAGAACTTCTTTCCCCTATCACTCCTTACATTTCTGGCTGACATCCGCTGTACAGATCCTCAGCAATACAAACTGTCACACTTCTTACCGCAGAACCGATCGTGCATTAAGAGGCAGTGTCAACCAGATAATGCGATTTGGTTCCTTTGCCTCCAGCtctaaaaagaaaacactggaACAATTTGGTAAGAAGACGTGCTTTAAAATTCAAACCTGTTACGGGGCTTTTTTGAAACATTCTTCCTCTCTTGGAAAGGCAGAGATGGAGGTGCTTATCCCTCCTTATGAGAAGTTCAAGATAGTTAAGGAAACGAGGGgtctagaggtcaaaggtctggAAGACTGTGAGGTTGTCTATACCCTGGAGAGCGCAGGCATTGAGAGCAATCTAAACTGCAACGCCGCCTATGAGAGCGATGGTTCTTCAACTGGTGGAGCGAAGGAAACCTTTTAG
- the tppp2 gene encoding tubulin polymerization-promoting protein family member 2: MAESSVSISEVETSFQKFAVHGDTKARGKEMNGKNFVKICKDCNIIDGKNVTTTDVDIVFSKVKVKSARVITFEQFNQALTELAPKRFKGKSKEESLPQLYALIVGKEPANIGVTKVAKAAAVDRLTDTTKYTGAHKERFDESGKGKGKVGREDVPDNSGYVGAYKGSGTYEEKVKET; encoded by the exons ATGGCGGAGAGCTCAGTGTCCATATCAGAGGTGGAGACCTCCTTCCAGAAGTTTGCAGTCCATGGAGACACAAAAGCCAGAGGGAAGGAGATGAACGGCAAGAACTTTGTTAAAATCTGCAAGGACTGCAACATCATCGACGGCAAGAACGTCACCACGACAGACGTTGACATAGTTTTCAGCAAAGTCAA GGTGAAGTCCGCTCGTGTAATCACATTTGAGCAGTTCAACCAGGCCCTGACGGAGTTGGCTCCCAAACGTTTCAAAGGCAAAAGCAAAGAGGAGTCGCTTCCACAGCTCTACGCTCTCATTGTTGGGAAGGAGCCTGCCAACATCGGAGTCACT aaagtgGCAAAGGCAGCAGCAGTGGACAGACTGACCGATACCACCAAGTACACTGGAGCGCACAAGGAGCGGTTTGACGAGTCGggcaaaggaaaaggaaaagtcgGGCGCGAGGACGTCCCAGACAACAGCGGCTACGTGGGCGCCTACAAGGGCAGCGGCACTTATGAGGAAAAAGTTAAAGAGACATAA